AAGTCCTAAATCCTGTCAATGCAATAAATTAAGCTGATTAAAATTTATGTAAAAAATAAAGAACGAAGTAAAAACTTCGTTCTTTTAACAGTCACTGTTATAAAATATGAACTCTTTTATTTCATCCGCCTCGATCATAGATCCCTTTTAGTGGCCATGAATTCATTATATTCGCCGGTTATTTCAAAACCCAGCTTTCGATAACACCTGATGGCCCCGGTATTGTCGGCCTTGACATTGAGGCCTATGATGTTAACCATCTTCAGAAGATTCCGGCACAATGCCGCGGTGACCTTTGTTCCCAGCCCTTTACCTCTGAACTCCGGCTTGGTGGCGATGTTTCCCAGCGCCGCCAC
This is a stretch of genomic DNA from candidate division TA06 bacterium. It encodes these proteins:
- a CDS encoding GNAT family N-acetyltransferase; the encoded protein is MVRLDILDKQEILNFYSSSYPGNWFDIRMLETGQYFGIRDKGRLVSIAGIHVYSPAYKVAALGNIATKPEFRGKGLGTKVTAALCRNLLKMVNIIGLNVKADNTGAIRCYRKLGFEITGEYNEFMATKRDL